In Limisalsivibrio acetivorans, one genomic interval encodes:
- a CDS encoding substrate-binding periplasmic protein, with protein MRILITAMIMLFGTFAAHAETYVLNSADSPPYSNEEGTGYYDVLLKNAFGKLGHSIKIQKLPSARSLENANNGIDDGEYARIKDLSSKYDNLIIVDHPLAHFNFVAFSNKYIDIKDWNSLKDYHVAYINGWKIYDAHVKAKSVTKVRDHAALFNILNKRRAEVVLYEEHRGNLYLKENSFGGISQVGEPLDTREMFLYLNKKHAPLAVKLKNTLELMEDSGEIEAIKKRRLP; from the coding sequence ATGCGTATTCTGATCACAGCTATGATCATGTTATTCGGCACTTTTGCCGCCCATGCTGAAACCTACGTCCTTAACAGTGCGGACAGCCCCCCATACTCCAACGAAGAGGGAACGGGATACTACGATGTTCTTCTCAAGAACGCCTTCGGCAAGCTTGGACACAGTATTAAGATCCAAAAACTCCCCTCCGCACGCTCCTTAGAGAACGCCAACAACGGGATAGACGATGGTGAGTATGCGAGGATAAAGGATCTGAGCTCAAAGTATGATAACCTGATAATCGTTGACCACCCTCTGGCGCATTTCAACTTTGTCGCTTTCAGCAACAAGTATATCGATATCAAAGACTGGAACAGCCTTAAGGATTACCATGTGGCCTATATCAACGGCTGGAAAATCTACGATGCGCACGTTAAAGCAAAGTCAGTAACAAAGGTTCGTGATCATGCGGCACTCTTCAATATACTTAACAAAAGGCGAGCCGAGGTTGTCCTATATGAGGAACACAGGGGGAATCTTTACCTTAAAGAGAACAGCTTCGGTGGAATCTCCCAGGTCGGCGAGCCCCTTGATACAAGGGAGATGTTTCTTTATCTGAATAAGAAGCACGCCCCCTTGGCTGTTAAACTCAAGAATACACTTGAATTAATGGAGGATTCGGGCGAAATTGAGGCTATAAAGAAAAGAAGACTACCCTAG
- a CDS encoding response regulator — MAHSILVVDDESDIRLLYKTELEDQGFKVFEAAGSEECFPILEKENIDVILLDIKLKGESGIDILQEITKKHKGLKTILATAYSAYQDDFSTWLADGYWVKSPSDLDSLVGEINKVLQKSK; from the coding sequence ATGGCTCATTCGATTCTTGTAGTGGATGATGAATCTGACATCCGACTTCTTTACAAAACAGAGCTTGAGGATCAGGGTTTTAAGGTTTTCGAGGCCGCGGGGAGTGAGGAGTGCTTCCCTATACTCGAAAAAGAGAATATTGATGTAATCCTGCTTGATATCAAGCTTAAGGGTGAGAGCGGAATCGATATACTCCAGGAGATAACAAAGAAGCACAAGGGTCTTAAGACGATCCTTGCGACAGCTTACAGTGCGTATCAGGATGATTTCTCCACATGGCTTGCCGATGGATACTGGGTTAAATCCCCATCGGATCTGGACAGCCTTGTGGGTGAGATAAACAAGGTTCTCCAGAAGAGCAAATAA
- a CDS encoding ArsR/SmtB family transcription factor, with product MAEEFVQLNEPDSSDLSYLKEKMAENDDLERLSEIYKLMGDPTRMKILYALTLSELCVSDISELLDMTQSAVSHQLRLLRASRLVKYRKAGKNVYYSLGGNDLDSVIKAGIEEISG from the coding sequence ATGGCAGAGGAGTTTGTTCAACTTAACGAACCGGACAGCAGCGACCTTAGCTATCTTAAAGAGAAGATGGCGGAGAATGACGATCTTGAGAGGCTATCTGAGATATATAAGCTCATGGGCGACCCCACGAGGATGAAGATCCTCTATGCGCTTACCCTTTCTGAGCTTTGTGTTAGCGATATCTCCGAGCTTCTTGATATGACGCAGTCCGCGGTTTCTCATCAGCTCAGGCTTCTGCGTGCATCAAGGCTGGTTAAGTACAGAAAGGCCGGTAAGAATGTTTACTACAGCCTCGGCGGCAACGATCTCGATTCCGTTATAAAGGCAGGGATCGAAGAGATAAGCGGTTAG
- the mltB gene encoding lytic murein transglycosylase B: MRQTLIRLITASALAITLTSTAYAVAINDEMRTFASDMEQKHGFKSAYIIEKLKEAELKERTIELMDRQLKKTPWHVYKKRMITDKRKERGVKFYREYPNTLRRAEVKYGVTSEVIAAILGIETNYGDYVLKHSALDALATLSFHYPRRAAYFKGELEHLFVFSRKNGIDPADVLSSYAGAVGIPQFMPSNVSKYGVDFGGNGNMDLIGSKPDAIGSIAKYLKNHGWERNKPIAVKAYVRGNGYKKFLGKGIKPKYSVRDMERNGIRPSLWVDPSLKGALITLEKKRGSEYWIVFQNFYAITRYNHSINYAMAVTILSKHIEYGRR, translated from the coding sequence ATGAGACAAACACTTATAAGGCTTATCACAGCCTCAGCCCTTGCAATAACACTGACATCCACCGCATATGCAGTTGCCATAAATGATGAAATGCGCACATTTGCTTCCGATATGGAGCAGAAGCACGGCTTTAAGAGCGCATACATCATAGAAAAGCTGAAGGAGGCGGAGCTTAAGGAACGAACCATCGAACTGATGGATCGCCAGCTTAAGAAGACGCCGTGGCATGTATATAAAAAGCGAATGATAACCGACAAACGAAAAGAGCGGGGAGTTAAGTTTTACAGGGAATACCCGAACACCCTGCGCAGGGCGGAGGTAAAATACGGGGTAACATCAGAGGTTATTGCCGCCATCCTCGGTATCGAAACGAACTACGGCGACTACGTTCTCAAGCACAGCGCTCTGGATGCCCTTGCCACCCTCTCCTTCCATTACCCCAGAAGAGCGGCATACTTCAAAGGTGAACTGGAGCATCTGTTTGTATTCTCGAGGAAAAACGGCATCGACCCAGCAGATGTATTGAGCTCTTACGCCGGCGCAGTGGGCATACCCCAGTTTATGCCCAGCAACGTCTCAAAGTATGGCGTGGATTTCGGCGGAAACGGTAATATGGACCTAATCGGAAGTAAGCCCGATGCCATCGGAAGCATCGCAAAATACCTCAAGAACCATGGATGGGAGCGGAATAAGCCTATCGCTGTAAAGGCATACGTCAGAGGTAACGGCTACAAGAAATTCCTCGGAAAAGGCATAAAACCGAAATACAGCGTCCGTGATATGGAACGAAACGGAATCCGCCCATCCCTCTGGGTAGACCCCAGTCTCAAGGGTGCTTTGATAACACTTGAGAAGAAACGGGGGAGTGAATACTGGATTGTATTCCAGAACTTCTATGCCATAACCCGCTACAACCACAGCATTAACTACGCCATGGCCGTAACCATACTAAGCAAGCACATCGAATACGGCAGGAGATAA
- a CDS encoding sugar phosphate nucleotidyltransferase: protein MKAVVMAGGFGTRIQPLTSSVPKPMIPVMNKPMMEYIIESLKEAGIVDIVILLYFKPEIIKEYFGDGSDRGVNITYVLPDDDYGTAGAVKQAEEFLDEKFIIVSGDLITDFSIQEIIGYHDVKNSKATITLTSVPDPLQFGVVITDKDGQIVRFLEKPGWGEVFSDTINTGIYVFEPEVLKYIPDNANFDFSKDLFPKLMSAGINIYGYNAKGYWRDVGNPDSYRAALHEIINGEVELNYDGELAEKDGARVFLGKDVQIDDTASFEGLVILGDGCRVGKDAKLSNMVAGKNCVIGAETSIEDSILWDEVKTGEKCSLKNVVLCNHVLLGKKVMGESGCIIAQDTEVGNYVIFEKDVMVWPNKQIEESSIVSSNLIWGDKWKKSIFEGGKVSARTNVEMSPELAAKLGSALGSQLPAGSRVLLSRDYHRGSRMLKRCFLGGLLSTGVNVTDIRMSPLPVMCHKLSMFGEVAGVYFRQSQSDSTHTEVLFFDEHGTPIDSGMEKSVERIFFRENFRRAAHEEIGEIYEQHMVKDFYRESFLKTLDVNHIRARRFQLVVDLMNGTTENIYPDLLNRMGAESVILNSYQDEMKLSKTIHQHESSLKEVSDIVKVKEADLGLIIYPHGEKISIITDKGRALRGDFALMMFIKLIDLTIKEKVKVYLPAYSPTVLDSELKNVEIVRGKVTGLKVGYMRNFYFFGNLQHNYIFLDNGIHADAMYCSVKLLEMLARLNLGISEVLKLVPDYYFVHNVINCPLELKGFLMRKMSEEAMDRDASFLDGIKIIFEDRGWVHMVPDQYSPNVHVYVEAMDEETGKALQEEYKEKIHSWLENQE from the coding sequence ATGAAGGCAGTGGTTATGGCCGGCGGATTCGGTACACGGATTCAGCCCCTTACTTCCAGCGTACCGAAACCGATGATACCGGTTATGAACAAACCTATGATGGAGTATATTATCGAGTCCCTCAAAGAGGCAGGAATTGTGGACATCGTTATACTCCTTTATTTCAAGCCTGAGATTATTAAGGAATACTTCGGCGACGGGAGCGACAGAGGGGTTAATATAACCTATGTTCTCCCCGATGACGACTACGGAACTGCAGGTGCTGTAAAGCAGGCGGAGGAGTTCCTGGACGAGAAGTTCATCATCGTCAGCGGCGATCTTATTACTGATTTCAGCATACAGGAGATAATCGGCTATCACGATGTAAAGAACTCCAAAGCGACAATTACGCTTACCTCCGTACCGGATCCCCTCCAGTTCGGAGTGGTTATCACAGACAAGGATGGACAGATCGTCCGCTTCCTTGAGAAACCGGGCTGGGGTGAGGTTTTCAGCGATACCATCAATACAGGTATATACGTTTTCGAGCCTGAAGTGCTTAAGTATATACCAGACAACGCTAATTTCGACTTTTCCAAGGATCTTTTTCCCAAGCTCATGTCTGCGGGTATCAACATATACGGCTACAACGCCAAAGGATACTGGCGGGATGTGGGCAACCCCGATTCATACCGTGCTGCGCTCCATGAGATCATTAACGGAGAGGTGGAGCTCAATTATGACGGTGAGCTCGCCGAAAAGGATGGGGCAAGGGTGTTCCTTGGTAAAGACGTCCAGATAGACGATACGGCAAGCTTCGAAGGGCTTGTTATCCTTGGTGACGGCTGTCGAGTGGGCAAGGATGCAAAGCTTTCCAATATGGTGGCAGGTAAAAACTGTGTTATCGGTGCAGAAACCTCTATTGAGGATTCCATCCTCTGGGATGAGGTGAAGACGGGGGAGAAATGCTCCCTCAAGAATGTGGTCCTGTGCAACCATGTCCTTCTCGGCAAGAAGGTTATGGGCGAGAGTGGCTGTATTATCGCCCAGGACACCGAGGTGGGGAACTACGTAATATTCGAAAAGGATGTAATGGTTTGGCCCAACAAACAGATAGAGGAGAGCTCCATCGTGAGCAGCAACCTTATCTGGGGCGATAAATGGAAGAAGTCCATCTTCGAAGGTGGGAAGGTAAGCGCCAGAACGAATGTGGAGATGTCGCCGGAGCTTGCCGCAAAGCTCGGTTCAGCCCTTGGAAGCCAGCTCCCCGCAGGTTCCCGTGTTCTCTTGAGCCGTGACTACCACAGAGGCTCCCGAATGCTTAAGCGGTGCTTTCTCGGAGGCCTTCTCTCCACGGGGGTTAATGTTACGGATATCCGTATGAGCCCCCTTCCGGTAATGTGCCACAAGCTGAGCATGTTCGGCGAGGTTGCGGGTGTCTATTTCCGCCAGTCACAGAGTGATTCCACCCATACGGAGGTACTCTTCTTCGATGAGCATGGAACACCCATCGACTCCGGTATGGAGAAGAGTGTTGAGCGTATCTTCTTCCGGGAGAACTTCCGCAGGGCGGCCCATGAGGAGATAGGTGAGATATACGAACAGCACATGGTTAAGGACTTCTACCGTGAAAGCTTCCTTAAAACCCTTGATGTTAATCATATCCGTGCAAGGCGTTTCCAGCTCGTTGTGGACCTCATGAACGGTACAACGGAGAACATATACCCCGATCTCCTCAACCGGATGGGTGCGGAGTCGGTTATCCTGAACTCCTATCAGGATGAGATGAAGCTCTCCAAAACCATCCATCAGCACGAAAGCTCCCTTAAGGAGGTTTCGGACATTGTAAAGGTTAAGGAGGCTGATCTCGGCCTTATAATATACCCCCACGGCGAGAAAATAAGCATAATTACGGACAAGGGCAGGGCCCTGCGGGGTGATTTTGCTCTGATGATGTTTATAAAACTGATAGATTTAACCATAAAGGAGAAGGTGAAGGTTTACCTCCCCGCATATTCTCCCACCGTGCTCGACAGCGAGCTTAAGAACGTTGAGATAGTGCGCGGCAAAGTGACCGGCCTTAAGGTCGGCTACATGAGGAACTTCTACTTCTTCGGCAACCTCCAGCACAACTATATCTTCCTTGATAACGGCATACATGCCGATGCGATGTACTGTTCCGTTAAACTCCTTGAGATGCTGGCCAGGCTTAATCTCGGTATAAGCGAGGTGCTTAAGCTTGTTCCCGATTACTACTTTGTCCACAACGTGATCAACTGCCCCCTTGAGCTCAAGGGCTTTCTCATGCGCAAGATGAGCGAAGAGGCGATGGACAGGGATGCAAGCTTTCTGGACGGCATAAAGATTATTTTTGAGGACAGGGGTTGGGTCCATATGGTTCCCGATCAATACTCCCCCAACGTTCATGTTTACGTTGAAGCTATGGATGAAGAGACAGGAAAGGCGCTCCAGGAGGAGTACAAGGAGAAGATTCACAGCTGGCTGGAGAACCAGGAATAG
- a CDS encoding amino acid ABC transporter permease, which produces MSAKQKNLIWNLVLAAFLLGLCVSVYTASKNIDYIWRWHRVPKYILYMANEEVRAPFDGTAVIEKGRIIVEPDMGGDPFVVEEPGKTNLSDGDLVFEGDVVSSTKSLKMGPLLTGLLVTLWISIVSIFFAIIIGVFTGLARVSRNPAFKKLSILYVELIRGTPLLVQIFIFYFFIGTVLQLERMTAGIAALAVFAGAYIAEIVRAGIQSIPKGQMEAARSLGMSYPKAMMYVVLPQAIKRTLPPMAGQFISLIKDSSLVSVISITDLTKSGREAVASTFSPFEIWFTVALMYLVLTSGLSVLVQKLERNMARSD; this is translated from the coding sequence TTGTCTGCCAAACAGAAAAATCTAATCTGGAACCTGGTACTTGCGGCCTTTCTTCTTGGGCTTTGTGTAAGCGTTTACACAGCCTCCAAGAATATCGACTACATATGGCGCTGGCACAGAGTTCCCAAGTATATCCTCTACATGGCCAATGAAGAGGTCCGGGCCCCCTTCGACGGAACAGCCGTAATAGAGAAGGGGAGGATCATCGTTGAACCCGACATGGGGGGGGACCCTTTTGTTGTTGAGGAGCCGGGTAAAACAAACCTGAGCGACGGTGATCTCGTTTTCGAGGGGGATGTTGTCTCCTCCACAAAGAGTCTCAAGATGGGGCCTTTGCTTACGGGGCTTCTTGTAACCCTGTGGATATCGATCGTCTCGATATTCTTTGCGATTATAATAGGTGTGTTCACCGGTCTTGCCAGGGTATCCAGAAACCCTGCATTTAAAAAGCTGTCGATTCTGTACGTGGAGCTCATCAGGGGTACACCTCTCCTTGTACAGATTTTCATATTCTATTTCTTTATCGGAACCGTACTCCAGCTTGAACGTATGACTGCGGGTATTGCGGCACTGGCGGTGTTTGCCGGTGCTTATATTGCGGAGATCGTCCGGGCGGGTATCCAGTCTATCCCCAAGGGGCAGATGGAGGCGGCGAGAAGTCTCGGCATGAGCTATCCGAAGGCGATGATGTATGTTGTTCTTCCCCAGGCGATTAAACGTACGCTGCCACCCATGGCGGGTCAGTTTATCTCCCTGATTAAGGACTCATCCCTTGTGTCTGTTATCTCTATTACAGACCTTACGAAATCTGGAAGGGAGGCCGTCGCCTCGACATTCAGTCCATTCGAGATATGGTTCACAGTAGCGCTGATGTATCTGGTGCTCACATCGGGTCTTTCGGTGCTTGTGCAGAAACTTGAAAGAAATATGGCACGGAGCGACTGA
- the dnaA gene encoding chromosomal replication initiator protein DnaA, with amino-acid sequence MEDAKIWEEVLKEAKKHCSDEVVSTWIKPLKIVEVRGDLITLQAPNRFYKGWVEEKYMDTMRKIFNEGLSIDADVRIVVAEGKKRTPAAVEEVQPNGVTEQPYYSNNTGLNRENTFENFVAGSSNQFSHAACLAVSEGHFQMYNPLFIYGGVGLGKTHLMQAAGNRILERFPKMKVLYITSETFTNEMINSLRSKKMDEFRNKYRNIDMLLFDDVQFLAGKQRSTEEFFHTFNTLYDMHKQIILTSDKTPGEIPEMEERLISRFAWGLIADIQTPTAEEKTAIMMKRADMMNLRLPEEVALFIAENIKTENIRELIGALVRLSAYASFHNEPLSIDLARKSLDRFLVKKDRMVTQDDIIKAVTEYFNVKLADLKSKKRTRSVSVPRQLSMYLLRDKLSMSLQEVGDLFGGRDHSTVLHAVQTIEKKVRDDKEIQSIVESIEKTLYS; translated from the coding sequence ATGGAAGACGCCAAGATTTGGGAAGAAGTTCTCAAGGAAGCAAAAAAACACTGTTCAGATGAGGTGGTTTCCACCTGGATAAAGCCGCTGAAGATCGTGGAGGTTCGTGGTGATCTTATCACTCTTCAAGCCCCTAACCGTTTCTATAAGGGGTGGGTTGAAGAGAAGTATATGGACACCATGCGCAAGATTTTCAATGAAGGCCTTTCCATCGATGCCGACGTGCGCATCGTTGTGGCGGAGGGGAAGAAAAGGACCCCCGCAGCCGTGGAGGAAGTTCAGCCGAACGGAGTCACAGAGCAGCCCTATTATTCCAATAATACCGGGCTTAACCGTGAGAATACCTTCGAAAACTTCGTAGCCGGAAGCTCAAACCAGTTTAGCCACGCCGCCTGCCTTGCAGTATCCGAGGGGCATTTCCAGATGTATAACCCGCTCTTTATCTATGGAGGAGTAGGGCTTGGCAAAACTCACCTGATGCAGGCCGCCGGAAACCGTATCCTTGAACGTTTTCCTAAGATGAAGGTTCTCTACATCACCAGCGAAACCTTTACAAACGAGATGATCAACTCACTGCGCTCCAAAAAAATGGACGAATTCCGTAATAAATACAGGAATATCGACATGCTGCTCTTCGATGATGTCCAGTTTCTGGCGGGGAAACAGCGCAGTACCGAAGAGTTTTTCCATACCTTTAACACCCTCTACGACATGCACAAGCAGATTATCCTCACCAGTGACAAGACACCTGGAGAGATCCCCGAGATGGAGGAGAGGCTTATAAGCCGGTTTGCGTGGGGACTCATCGCTGATATTCAAACACCCACCGCCGAGGAAAAAACAGCGATTATGATGAAAAGAGCGGATATGATGAACCTTAGACTACCCGAAGAGGTGGCACTTTTCATCGCAGAAAATATAAAAACCGAAAATATTCGAGAATTAATCGGAGCTCTCGTCCGCTTGAGCGCATACGCCTCATTCCACAACGAACCCCTCAGTATCGACCTTGCTAGAAAATCGCTGGATCGCTTTCTGGTAAAGAAAGACAGGATGGTAACCCAGGACGATATCATCAAGGCTGTCACCGAATATTTCAATGTTAAGCTCGCCGATCTCAAGTCTAAAAAGAGAACGAGAAGTGTTTCTGTACCAAGGCAATTATCGATGTATCTGCTAAGGGATAAACTCTCTATGTCATTGCAGGAGGTGGGAGATCTCTTCGGCGGCCGCGACCACTCCACCGTGCTCCACGCCGTTCAGACCATCGAAAAGAAGGTTCGGGATGACAAAGAGATACAGTCTATAGTAGAATCTATAGAGAAGACGCTTTATTCATAG
- a CDS encoding tetratricopeptide repeat protein, translated as MNIKKKLSRLFGKGPNLEKGADALAAENFSLAYRIFVELAERGSAEALMAIGMMHENGMGLPKSPVKALKMYLMASKLNLPEAQYRAGEILMRGRGVDKRPMHGLKWLLSAAEKGHTESMYRVGMLYLHGKYVERDDERAFELILKSAEKGYAPAQNRMGLMYASGRGILKDYNEAVKWYRAAASQAYPEAFYNLGCMYEGGLGVEQNNKEAVRWFQLAKKAYG; from the coding sequence ATGAACATAAAGAAAAAGCTCAGCCGGCTCTTCGGCAAAGGACCAAATCTAGAGAAAGGGGCAGATGCCCTGGCTGCGGAGAATTTCAGTCTCGCTTACCGTATATTTGTGGAGCTGGCCGAAAGGGGTTCCGCAGAGGCACTCATGGCCATAGGCATGATGCACGAAAACGGTATGGGTTTGCCTAAATCCCCGGTCAAGGCACTTAAGATGTACCTTATGGCCTCAAAACTTAACCTGCCCGAGGCGCAGTACAGGGCGGGGGAGATACTCATGCGTGGAAGAGGGGTGGACAAACGCCCCATGCACGGGCTTAAGTGGCTCTTATCTGCGGCGGAGAAGGGGCATACCGAGTCCATGTACAGGGTAGGCATGCTCTACCTTCATGGAAAATACGTCGAAAGAGATGACGAAAGAGCTTTTGAGCTAATTCTTAAATCGGCGGAGAAGGGTTACGCTCCCGCACAGAACAGAATGGGGCTTATGTATGCCTCCGGCAGAGGAATACTTAAGGACTACAACGAGGCGGTTAAATGGTACAGGGCAGCAGCTTCCCAGGCCTACCCAGAGGCGTTCTACAACCTTGGCTGTATGTATGAGGGTGGACTTGGCGTGGAGCAGAATAACAAAGAGGCTGTGCGGTGGTTTCAGCTTGCAAAGAAGGCTTACGGCTAA
- a CDS encoding amino acid ABC transporter ATP-binding protein → MIEARDVVKTFPNGVQALKGVDLDVGRGEVVVIIGPSGSGKSTMLRTLNLLEEVTSGEVKVDGMDLTHPKTNINKMRENVGMVFQQFNLFPHKTVLGNITMSPMKVKKVAKNEAVEIAEQLLEKVGLSDKRDSYPSQLSGGQQQRVAIARALAMRPHVMLFDEPTSALDPEMIGEVLDVMKTLAKEGMTMVVVTHEMGFAREVADRIVFMDEGLKLEENTPSEIYNNPQNERLQKFLSQIL, encoded by the coding sequence ATGATAGAAGCAAGAGACGTTGTAAAAACCTTCCCCAATGGTGTGCAGGCGCTTAAGGGCGTGGATCTGGACGTAGGCAGGGGAGAGGTGGTGGTTATCATCGGACCCTCCGGTTCGGGGAAGTCCACGATGCTTAGAACGCTGAACCTGCTGGAAGAGGTTACCTCCGGCGAGGTTAAGGTGGACGGGATGGACCTTACCCATCCTAAAACCAATATAAACAAGATGCGTGAGAACGTGGGGATGGTGTTCCAGCAGTTCAACCTGTTCCCCCATAAAACGGTTCTCGGCAATATAACCATGTCCCCCATGAAGGTGAAGAAGGTTGCCAAAAACGAGGCTGTGGAGATAGCGGAACAGCTCCTCGAGAAGGTGGGGCTTTCGGATAAGCGTGACAGCTACCCCTCCCAGCTATCCGGCGGACAGCAGCAGAGGGTTGCCATCGCCAGAGCACTGGCCATGCGCCCCCATGTTATGCTTTTTGACGAGCCCACCAGCGCCCTCGACCCCGAGATGATCGGCGAGGTGCTTGATGTTATGAAAACCCTCGCAAAGGAGGGGATGACCATGGTTGTTGTTACCCACGAAATGGGGTTCGCCCGTGAGGTTGCGGACAGGATCGTTTTTATGGATGAAGGGCTTAAGCTCGAGGAGAATACACCCTCGGAGATATACAACAATCCCCAGAACGAGCGCCTGCAGAAGTTCCTCAGCCAGATCCTCTAA
- the rpe gene encoding ribulose-phosphate 3-epimerase, whose protein sequence is MIVAPSVLSADFSILGEEIRAIDEAGADWIHLDVMDGQFVPNITFGPPVIKKLRKCTEKPFDVHLMITDPDRYIQDFADAGSDWITVHYEAATHLHRTVSLIHDLGKKAGVSLNPHTPASVLEEILPFVDLVLVMSVNPGFGGQKFIESSLKKVSKICDMAKTLRPDLIIEVDGGVTDSNVQMLADAGCNAVVAGSYVFNSPSYSDAVASLKV, encoded by the coding sequence ATGATAGTTGCTCCTTCCGTATTAAGTGCGGATTTTTCAATACTTGGCGAAGAGATACGGGCCATCGACGAAGCTGGTGCGGACTGGATCCATCTCGATGTGATGGACGGTCAGTTCGTTCCGAATATAACCTTCGGCCCCCCTGTGATCAAGAAACTACGCAAGTGCACAGAGAAGCCCTTTGATGTGCATCTTATGATTACCGATCCGGACAGGTATATTCAGGATTTCGCCGATGCCGGCTCAGACTGGATCACAGTCCATTACGAAGCCGCAACCCATCTGCACAGGACGGTTTCCCTCATCCATGACCTCGGCAAGAAGGCGGGTGTCTCCCTTAACCCCCATACCCCTGCCTCGGTCCTTGAGGAGATTCTCCCCTTTGTGGACCTTGTCCTCGTTATGTCCGTTAACCCGGGCTTCGGCGGCCAGAAATTTATTGAGAGCAGCTTAAAAAAAGTGTCAAAGATTTGTGATATGGCTAAAACACTTCGCCCGGATCTTATCATAGAAGTGGACGGCGGCGTGACCGACTCAAATGTGCAAATGCTTGCTGATGCAGGATGTAATGCGGTTGTGGCTGGAAGCTATGTCTTCAACTCCCCCTCCTACAGCGATGCTGTAGCCTCCCTCAAGGTTTGA
- a CDS encoding transporter substrate-binding domain-containing protein, which translates to MKKLLTIIAVMAFCVSAAFANSNDLWEESTLNQIMKRGELRVGLEAGYMPFELKNKKGEIVGFDVDIAKRMAKDMGVKLNLVNTAWDGIIPSLLTKKFDIIMSGMTITPQRNLQVNFCDPYIVVGQTILIREDLKDEIKSYRDLNDPKYTVSTKLGVTAEKATKRYISKAKLRLFETEQEAVMEVVNGKADAFVYDLPYSASYYSENPKNLVFLDEPFTYEPLAWAIRKGDPDFMNWLNNFLAQIKGDGFYDKVYKKWFLSNSWLKDIQ; encoded by the coding sequence ATGAAAAAGCTGCTTACAATCATAGCGGTAATGGCTTTCTGTGTTTCCGCTGCGTTCGCCAACAGCAACGATCTTTGGGAGGAGTCAACCCTCAACCAGATCATGAAAAGGGGTGAGCTCAGGGTAGGTCTCGAGGCTGGCTATATGCCCTTCGAGCTTAAGAACAAAAAAGGCGAGATCGTCGGTTTCGACGTAGATATCGCCAAGCGCATGGCAAAGGATATGGGTGTTAAGCTCAACCTTGTGAACACCGCATGGGACGGTATCATACCCTCACTTCTCACAAAGAAGTTCGACATTATTATGTCTGGTATGACTATTACCCCCCAGCGTAACCTTCAGGTTAACTTCTGCGATCCCTATATCGTAGTTGGTCAGACAATCCTTATCCGTGAGGATCTTAAGGACGAGATTAAGAGCTACAGAGACCTAAACGACCCCAAGTACACCGTATCGACAAAGCTTGGTGTTACAGCGGAGAAGGCCACTAAGAGATACATATCCAAGGCTAAGCTCAGACTCTTTGAGACAGAGCAGGAAGCAGTTATGGAAGTTGTTAACGGCAAGGCGGATGCCTTCGTATACGACCTTCCCTATTCAGCCTCCTACTACTCCGAGAATCCCAAGAACCTTGTTTTCCTCGATGAGCCCTTCACCTACGAGCCCCTCGCATGGGCAATTAGAAAAGGTGATCCGGACTTTATGAACTGGCTGAACAACTTCCTTGCACAGATCAAGGGTGACGGCTTCTACGATAAAGTCTACAAGAAATGGTTCCTCAGCAACAGCTGGCTGAAGGACATCCAGTAA